A window of Lacibacter sediminis contains these coding sequences:
- a CDS encoding response regulator transcription factor — protein MEEAKSKVLLVEDDSSFGNVLKNYLELNDFDVTLERDGRLGLAAFQREKYDICLLDVMMPHVDGFTLAEDIRDIDPDVPLFFLSAKTMKDDILTGYKLGADDYITKPFDSEVLLMKIKAILKRNEETKHETENKEFDLGIYHFNPKLRELTVEGKTNTLSPKESELLRMLCEYKNDLLPRETALKRIWGSDTYFNGRSMDVYIAKLRKYLKEDPKVEIVNIHGNGFRLVVSE, from the coding sequence ATGGAAGAAGCTAAATCAAAAGTATTATTAGTTGAAGACGACAGCAGTTTTGGAAATGTACTGAAGAATTACCTGGAGTTGAACGATTTTGATGTAACACTGGAGCGTGATGGACGTTTGGGTCTTGCTGCTTTTCAACGTGAGAAGTACGATATCTGTTTACTGGATGTAATGATGCCGCATGTAGATGGCTTTACATTGGCTGAAGATATACGTGATATTGATCCGGATGTACCACTGTTCTTTCTGAGTGCAAAAACAATGAAAGATGATATTTTAACCGGTTATAAACTGGGTGCTGATGATTACATCACCAAACCTTTCGACAGTGAAGTGTTGCTGATGAAGATCAAAGCCATTCTGAAGCGTAACGAAGAGACCAAACACGAAACTGAAAATAAAGAGTTTGATCTTGGTATCTATCACTTCAACCCCAAGTTGCGTGAACTTACAGTTGAAGGAAAAACAAATACCCTTTCGCCAAAAGAAAGTGAATTGCTCCGCATGTTGTGCGAATACAAGAATGATCTTTTACCAAGAGAAACAGCATTGAAACGCATTTGGGGCAGTGATACTTATTTCAACGGTCGCAGTATGGATGTTTACATTGCCAAACTCCGTAAATACCTGAAAGAAGATCCCAAAGTTGAGATCGTAAATATTCATGGTAATGGTTTCAGATTGGTAGTAAGCGAATAA
- a CDS encoding carbon-nitrogen hydrolase family protein, translating into MKKFFLRIGIMIVILLSAYFIWSLTGRAKEKETGWSKLPEFKARFEYVEAGIDSGKGNIIGIQPYLTATSYSTAFNFEVSLRFYFEQLKRENKLTDKSIVVLPEYIGTWLVAANEKETIYKQETIEKAMTTMVRSNLFSFFYGYLKSPAKDKSKYAIFHLKAEKMAKQYQQVFSTLAKVYKCTIVAGSIALPDASINSKGEMQIKSGAPIYNTSVVFGNDGEILSPLIKKLFPIDDEQGFTAAADTELQPVFTTKAGKMAVLICADSWYPQAYNNLTNKADFIVVPSLGDKDSVWLAAWKGYNGFKAPVDVDTTDYKKISEGDAWLKYSMNKRAATANIHQGMNVFFTGSLWDMKPEGRVLILQNDSTTVLPASVGKGRIVNLYLQ; encoded by the coding sequence ATGAAAAAATTCTTTCTTAGGATAGGTATCATGATCGTCATTCTTCTTTCAGCCTACTTCATTTGGTCGCTTACAGGGCGTGCAAAAGAAAAAGAAACAGGTTGGAGTAAACTCCCTGAATTCAAAGCAAGATTTGAATATGTGGAAGCAGGTATCGACAGCGGCAAGGGAAATATCATCGGCATTCAACCTTATCTTACTGCTACCAGTTATTCAACTGCTTTCAATTTTGAAGTATCACTTCGTTTTTACTTTGAGCAATTGAAGCGTGAAAATAAACTCACTGATAAATCAATTGTTGTGTTGCCGGAATATATCGGCACATGGTTGGTGGCAGCCAATGAAAAAGAAACGATCTACAAACAGGAGACCATTGAAAAAGCGATGACCACCATGGTTCGTTCGAACCTGTTCAGTTTCTTTTATGGTTATTTGAAGTCCCCGGCGAAAGACAAATCGAAGTATGCCATTTTCCATTTGAAAGCAGAAAAGATGGCCAAGCAATACCAACAGGTTTTTTCAACACTCGCTAAAGTATATAAGTGCACCATTGTTGCAGGTTCTATTGCACTGCCGGATGCATCTATTAATTCCAAAGGTGAAATGCAAATCAAATCAGGTGCTCCCATTTATAATACATCAGTTGTATTTGGAAATGATGGAGAAATTCTTTCCCCATTGATCAAAAAATTGTTTCCGATTGATGATGAGCAGGGTTTTACTGCTGCTGCGGATACTGAACTGCAACCTGTGTTTACAACCAAAGCGGGAAAGATGGCGGTGTTGATCTGTGCAGATAGTTGGTACCCGCAAGCATACAACAATCTTACAAACAAAGCAGATTTTATTGTAGTACCATCACTTGGTGATAAGGATAGTGTTTGGCTTGCTGCCTGGAAAGGATACAATGGTTTTAAAGCACCTGTTGATGTTGATACAACTGATTACAAAAAGATCAGCGAAGGTGATGCATGGCTCAAATACAGTATGAATAAACGGGCTGCAACTGCAAATATTCATCAGGGCATGAATGTATTTTTTACCGGTAGTTTATGGGATATGAAACCAGAAGGAAGAGTACTGATCTTGCAGAATGATTCAACAACAGTTTTACCAGCATCTGTGGGTAAAGGAAGAATTGTGAATCTCTATTTACAATAA
- a CDS encoding capsule assembly Wzi family protein, which translates to MQFSKCSLWLALLAIPFFSAAQSTYLQQQSKHLHFIDRLELKTGTVSDLNFTSTKPYDRRYAVQWLGAKADSMLAHTPLFYNQDTALRLSKADQYNLRSLYLNNQEWVTGDRSSFNSKKPFLKKFYKTPASFIEKYGDDFFIAINPMISYRQSVELNNTDQNIFINQRGLNVRGNVGNRVGFSAMAMDVQERGPLFVQNWIDSLDAVPGANFHKTFKQTGVDYFDARGSFTFNAAKYINFQIGYDRNFIGNGCRSLMLSEFAGNQLFVKLNTRIWKFNYQNLFMELHTNSKSNSTNALVPKKYAAMHHLSMNVLPWLNIGLFEGVVFGRKDKFEFGYMNPIIFYRTIEGNLGSSDNALVGADFKANLFKRVQLYGQLIIDEFNFSELRNDRSWWGNKTGSQLGLKYIDVANVNNLDLQLEWNTVRPFTYSHFDSVSSYTHYNQPLAHPLGANFNEVIAVLRYQPTGKLNLTGRLIYWKQGLDSASGRNAGSDIFRLNTDGRTSNYGYTTTNGVASKGINALFLASYEVYENIFIDANLLLRRFKKGNDASQNTTMLGLGVRMNLWFREYDY; encoded by the coding sequence ATGCAATTTAGCAAATGCAGTCTATGGTTAGCTCTTCTTGCTATACCCTTTTTTTCCGCTGCACAAAGTACTTATCTGCAGCAGCAATCAAAACACCTTCATTTTATCGATCGGCTTGAATTAAAGACCGGAACGGTAAGCGATCTCAACTTCACTTCTACCAAGCCTTACGACCGCCGTTATGCGGTGCAATGGCTGGGTGCTAAAGCCGATTCGATGTTGGCACACACGCCGTTATTTTACAACCAGGATACAGCACTTCGGTTAAGCAAGGCTGATCAATATAACCTCCGCAGCCTTTACCTCAATAACCAGGAATGGGTAACGGGTGATCGCAGCAGCTTTAATAGCAAAAAGCCATTTCTCAAGAAATTTTATAAAACGCCTGCCAGCTTTATTGAAAAATATGGTGATGATTTCTTTATTGCCATTAACCCGATGATCAGTTATCGTCAATCTGTTGAGTTGAATAATACGGATCAGAATATTTTCATCAATCAACGTGGATTGAATGTGCGTGGTAATGTTGGCAACCGTGTTGGCTTTAGTGCCATGGCCATGGATGTGCAGGAGCGGGGACCATTGTTTGTGCAGAACTGGATCGACAGTCTTGATGCTGTGCCGGGTGCTAATTTTCATAAGACCTTTAAGCAAACAGGTGTGGATTATTTTGATGCACGTGGATCATTCACATTCAATGCTGCAAAGTATATCAACTTCCAGATCGGTTATGATCGCAATTTTATCGGCAATGGTTGCCGCAGTTTAATGCTGAGCGAGTTTGCCGGAAATCAGTTGTTTGTAAAACTCAACACACGTATCTGGAAATTCAATTACCAGAACCTGTTCATGGAATTACATACCAACAGCAAGAGCAACAGTACTAATGCACTGGTGCCAAAGAAATATGCAGCGATGCATCATTTAAGTATGAATGTTTTGCCCTGGTTAAATATTGGTTTGTTTGAAGGCGTTGTGTTTGGCCGAAAGGATAAATTTGAGTTCGGTTATATGAACCCGATCATTTTCTACCGCACGATCGAAGGAAATTTAGGCAGCAGTGATAATGCATTGGTGGGTGCCGATTTTAAAGCCAATCTCTTTAAACGTGTACAACTGTATGGACAATTGATCATTGATGAATTTAATTTTTCAGAATTACGTAACGACCGCAGCTGGTGGGGCAACAAAACCGGGAGTCAGCTTGGTTTGAAATACATTGATGTGGCGAATGTCAATAATCTTGATCTGCAGTTGGAGTGGAACACTGTTCGTCCGTTCACTTACTCGCATTTTGATTCTGTATCGAGCTATACACATTACAATCAACCATTGGCACATCCGCTTGGAGCAAATTTCAATGAAGTGATTGCGGTGTTACGTTATCAGCCAACAGGCAAATTGAATTTAACAGGCAGACTGATCTATTGGAAACAGGGATTGGACAGCGCAAGTGGCCGCAATGCAGGCAGCGATATTTTCCGTTTGAATACAGATGGACGCACAAGCAACTATGGTTACACCACAACCAACGGTGTAGCGAGTAAAGGGATCAACGCATTATTCCTTGCGAGCTATGAAGTGTATGAAAATATTTTTATTGATGCCAACCTGTTGCTTCGCCGATTTAAGAAGGGAAATGACGCTTCACAAAATACAACCATGCTTGGGTTAGGAGTGCGGATGAATTTGTGGTTCAGGGAATATGACTATTGA
- the ubiE gene encoding bifunctional demethylmenaquinone methyltransferase/2-methoxy-6-polyprenyl-1,4-benzoquinol methylase UbiE, with product MSEQYAHDKVVPDKASEQSKKKQVAEMFDDIAPRYDFLNRFLSAGIDTGWRKKALAKLKDLQPKLMLDVATGTGDVAIMAAKQLQPEKIIGIDISEGMLEGGRVKVKAKGLETIIELKSGDSETINFPDNTFDAVTVAFGVRNFENLEKGISEIYRVLKPGGRLVVLEFSKPKLPGVLQAYNLYMGLVAPQVAGAFSKNKKAYQYLNNSIKAFPEGQNFVAVLNKTGFKDTSCKPLTLGICSIYCGDK from the coding sequence ATGAGCGAACAATACGCACACGATAAAGTTGTACCCGACAAAGCATCGGAGCAAAGTAAGAAAAAGCAGGTAGCAGAAATGTTTGATGACATTGCTCCCCGCTACGATTTCCTCAACCGTTTTCTCTCAGCCGGCATCGATACGGGCTGGCGAAAAAAAGCATTGGCCAAATTAAAAGACCTTCAACCGAAACTGATGCTGGATGTAGCAACAGGTACAGGTGATGTGGCCATTATGGCTGCAAAACAGCTGCAGCCCGAGAAGATCATTGGTATTGATATCAGTGAAGGAATGCTGGAAGGCGGTCGTGTAAAGGTGAAAGCCAAGGGTTTAGAGACTATTATTGAGCTGAAAAGCGGTGACAGCGAAACAATAAATTTTCCCGATAACACGTTTGATGCAGTAACTGTGGCGTTTGGCGTGCGAAATTTCGAAAACCTTGAAAAAGGGATCAGCGAAATTTACCGTGTGTTGAAACCAGGTGGCCGACTGGTAGTGCTGGAATTTTCGAAACCAAAACTACCCGGCGTGTTACAGGCATACAATCTTTATATGGGATTGGTTGCCCCACAGGTGGCAGGCGCTTTCAGTAAAAACAAAAAAGCCTATCAATATCTTAACAACAGCATCAAAGCATTTCCTGAAGGACAAAACTTTGTGGCTGTATTGAACAAAACCGGATTTAAAGACACTTCATGCAAACCTCTTACGCTCGGCATATGCAGTATTTATTGCGGCGACAAATAA
- a CDS encoding MutS-related protein — translation MNHRWGNGYYSIENKFYTDRTILEIDKVTYYDLSIFNTEEEYSLLHRINFCNTFGGKQKLEYLLTHPHHNLKKIEDTQQTLQQIGEVILQWPKEITNGTILVLEKFYGYPFDNIPDSYSPVPAFFYRLFEAPDYRLVRYTVGHFIDFLRGMSQLQKLFDQDNLSPILQSLIVEVRKLLNHSMVHDMIKQHSSATLAPSKMLRFGNFLRIEYKRQAEQLIDIYHKLDAYYSMAKAVQHFDLHFPEIKESDEPLIKAKGLYHLLLQTPVAYDITLNPQTNFLFLTGANMAGKSTFIKSVGCAVYLAHVGMGVPAASMELSLFDGLLSNIQVQDNIVKGESYFYNEVQRIKNTVLKITDGRKWLVLIDELFKGTNIQDAMHCSTAVIKGLLKIKNSLFILSTHLYEIGDELKQYPNISFRYFETTATEEQLQFSYQLKEGISNDRFGYLILKREKVVEMLEKL, via the coding sequence ATGAATCACAGATGGGGCAACGGTTATTATTCGATAGAAAATAAATTTTATACCGACAGAACAATTTTGGAAATAGACAAAGTCACATACTACGATCTTTCGATCTTCAATACGGAAGAAGAATATTCACTGCTGCACCGTATCAATTTCTGCAATACGTTTGGAGGCAAACAGAAACTGGAATACCTGTTAACGCATCCGCATCATAACCTCAAAAAAATCGAGGATACACAACAAACCCTACAACAGATCGGTGAAGTAATTCTGCAATGGCCCAAAGAAATCACCAACGGAACCATCCTTGTGTTAGAAAAGTTTTACGGTTACCCGTTTGATAACATTCCTGACAGTTATTCACCTGTACCCGCTTTTTTCTATCGTTTGTTTGAAGCACCGGATTACCGTTTGGTGCGATACACAGTTGGACATTTTATTGATTTCCTGAGAGGAATGTCTCAATTGCAGAAGTTATTTGATCAGGATAATCTCTCTCCTATTCTCCAATCATTAATCGTTGAGGTTAGGAAACTGTTGAATCATTCCATGGTACATGATATGATCAAACAACATTCATCCGCCACACTTGCTCCGTCGAAAATGTTGCGGTTCGGAAATTTTTTACGCATTGAATATAAACGGCAGGCAGAACAACTGATCGATATTTATCATAAGCTCGATGCGTATTACAGCATGGCGAAAGCGGTACAACATTTTGATCTTCATTTTCCTGAAATAAAAGAGAGCGATGAGCCGTTGATCAAAGCAAAGGGTTTGTATCATTTGTTATTGCAAACACCGGTGGCGTATGATATTACATTGAACCCGCAAACAAATTTTCTTTTCCTTACCGGTGCCAACATGGCTGGAAAGAGTACGTTCATTAAATCAGTTGGTTGTGCTGTTTATCTCGCACATGTGGGTATGGGTGTTCCTGCTGCTTCCATGGAGTTGAGTCTGTTTGATGGGTTGCTGAGTAATATTCAGGTGCAGGATAATATTGTAAAAGGCGAAAGTTATTTTTATAATGAAGTGCAACGGATCAAGAATACGGTATTAAAAATTACCGACGGAAGGAAATGGCTGGTGTTGATCGATGAATTATTTAAAGGCACCAACATACAGGATGCCATGCATTGCAGCACAGCCGTGATCAAAGGATTACTGAAGATCAAAAACTCCTTGTTCATTCTATCTACACACTTGTATGAAATTGGTGATGAGTTGAAACAATATCCCAATATCAGCTTCCGCTATTTTGAAACAACAGCAACAGAGGAGCAATTACAATTCAGTTACCAGTTAAAAGAAGGTATCAGCAATGACCGCTTTGGTTATTTGATTTTGAAACGGGAGAAAGTGGTGGAGATGCTGGAGAAATTGTAA
- a CDS encoding co-chaperone GroES, producing MRITSDNRFKKLIVIGDRILIKPTTPEERTASGLYLPPGVQEKEKVQQGYVIKTGPGYAIPMPVDDEPWKNEDEQVKYVPLQAREGDLAIFLLSGATEVMYEGDRYFIVPQSAILMLEREEEL from the coding sequence ATGCGCATTACATCCGATAACCGGTTCAAAAAGCTGATCGTCATTGGCGATCGAATTCTGATAAAGCCAACTACACCGGAAGAACGCACAGCCAGCGGCTTGTATTTACCACCCGGTGTGCAGGAAAAAGAGAAAGTACAACAGGGATATGTGATTAAAACCGGGCCGGGTTATGCTATTCCCATGCCGGTTGATGATGAGCCCTGGAAAAATGAAGACGAGCAGGTGAAGTATGTTCCGTTGCAGGCAAGGGAAGGCGACCTGGCAATTTTTCTGTTAAGTGGCGCTACGGAGGTAATGTATGAAGGCGACCGCTATTTCATTGTTCCGCAAAGTGCTAT
- the porT gene encoding type IX secretion/gliding motility protein PorT/SprT: protein MQYLLRRQIIVTLLLITCVFTSFAQRETNLPNHEQKAYYFGITLSGNSAYFHMNHHPKFLQDDSVATVGSTSSAGFGLGLLGTLRLVDHLEVRTNPQLIFASRGINYYLSYPLTGDKNWQQKTVESIYISVPLQLKFSSDRIDNFRVYMLGGGKFDYDLASNSQARRAEDLVKLNKSALGYEVGLGFHFYFPTFIMSPEIKFSNSFQSVHARDQYLIYSNVIDKMQARMIVFSIHLEG from the coding sequence ATGCAGTATTTATTGCGGCGACAAATAATCGTTACCCTTCTACTTATTACCTGTGTATTTACATCATTTGCACAACGAGAAACAAACCTGCCCAACCATGAGCAGAAGGCTTATTACTTTGGTATTACGCTAAGCGGTAACAGTGCTTATTTTCATATGAACCATCATCCGAAATTTTTGCAGGATGACAGTGTTGCAACAGTTGGTTCTACCAGCAGTGCAGGTTTTGGATTGGGTTTGCTCGGTACTTTACGTTTGGTAGACCATTTAGAAGTAAGAACCAACCCTCAACTCATTTTTGCTTCACGTGGCATTAATTATTATCTCTCATACCCGCTTACAGGTGATAAGAACTGGCAACAAAAAACTGTTGAAAGTATTTACATCAGTGTGCCTTTGCAATTAAAATTCAGCAGCGACAGGATCGATAATTTCCGTGTGTATATGCTGGGTGGTGGTAAGTTCGATTATGATCTTGCCAGTAACAGCCAGGCACGCCGTGCAGAAGACCTTGTAAAACTCAATAAGTCTGCATTGGGTTATGAAGTGGGTCTTGGTTTTCATTTCTACTTTCCAACCTTTATCATGAGCCCTGAAATAAAATTCAGTAACAGCTTTCAAAGTGTTCATGCAAGAGATCAATACCTCATCTATTCAAATGTGATCGATAAAATGCAGGCGAGAATGATTGTGTTTAGTATACACTTAGAAGGATAA
- a CDS encoding YifB family Mg chelatase-like AAA ATPase, translating to MLVKTFGSAVYGVNAITITVEVNVSGGQKFFMVGLPDSAVKESEQRIESALKTSGYYFPRTKVVVNLAPADIKKTGTAFDLSIAVGILGATEQIDNPERLADYVIMGELSLDGSIQSIKGALPIAIQARKENFKGLIVPKQNAKEAGMVNNLNVYGVEHINDVIAFFKDETSLQPTVVNTREEFFNAQYEFDFDFNDVKGQHNIKRALEIAAAGSHNAILIGPPGAGKTMLAKRLPTILPPLSLQEALETTKIHSVAGKLPENATLISKRPFRSPHHTISDVALVGGGTNPQPGEISLAHNGVLFLDELPEFKRTVLEVMRQPMEERRVTISRAKIAIDFPASFMLISSMNPCPCGFYNHPEKECTCPPGAVQKYLNKISGPLLDRIDLHVEVTPVPFSELSKSENSEPSAAIRDRVIAAREIQAERYKDVEGIYANAQMSSKQLKEICVISQAGQTLLKAAMDKLNLSARAYDRILKVSRTIADLAQSPDIKVEHLAEAIQYRSLDREGWAG from the coding sequence ATGCTCGTTAAAACCTTTGGAAGCGCTGTATACGGAGTGAACGCTATTACTATTACGGTAGAAGTGAATGTGAGCGGCGGACAAAAATTCTTTATGGTTGGGTTGCCCGATAGTGCAGTGAAAGAAAGCGAACAACGTATTGAGAGTGCTTTAAAAACATCCGGCTATTATTTTCCGAGAACAAAAGTTGTAGTAAACCTCGCACCTGCCGATATTAAAAAAACAGGAACTGCTTTTGATCTATCAATTGCTGTTGGTATTCTTGGAGCAACCGAGCAAATTGATAATCCCGAACGTCTGGCAGATTATGTCATCATGGGTGAGTTGAGTTTAGATGGAAGCATTCAATCAATTAAAGGTGCATTACCCATTGCGATACAGGCACGCAAAGAAAATTTTAAAGGCTTGATCGTTCCCAAACAAAATGCAAAGGAAGCAGGCATGGTGAACAACCTGAATGTGTACGGTGTAGAACACATCAATGATGTAATTGCATTTTTTAAAGATGAAACAAGTTTGCAACCAACTGTTGTAAACACAAGAGAAGAATTTTTTAATGCACAGTATGAATTTGATTTTGATTTTAATGATGTAAAAGGTCAGCATAATATTAAACGTGCATTGGAAATTGCAGCAGCTGGTAGTCATAATGCTATTCTTATTGGCCCACCTGGTGCAGGTAAAACAATGCTTGCAAAACGCTTACCTACCATTCTTCCACCATTGAGTTTGCAGGAAGCATTGGAAACAACAAAGATTCATAGTGTTGCAGGTAAATTGCCGGAGAACGCAACACTCATTTCAAAACGTCCGTTCCGTTCGCCACATCATACAATTTCAGATGTTGCTTTAGTCGGCGGCGGCACCAATCCGCAGCCCGGTGAAATTTCATTGGCACATAATGGTGTATTGTTTTTAGATGAGTTGCCTGAATTTAAACGAACTGTACTGGAAGTGATGCGTCAACCAATGGAGGAACGGCGTGTTACGATTTCAAGAGCAAAGATCGCTATTGATTTTCCTGCATCGTTTATGCTGATCTCATCGATGAACCCCTGCCCCTGCGGTTTTTATAACCATCCCGAAAAAGAATGTACCTGTCCGCCCGGCGCTGTGCAGAAATATCTCAATAAAATTTCCGGTCCGTTGTTAGATCGTATCGATCTGCATGTGGAAGTAACGCCTGTTCCTTTCAGCGAACTATCGAAATCTGAAAACAGCGAACCAAGTGCAGCTATCCGTGACCGTGTGATCGCTGCCAGGGAAATACAAGCTGAGCGTTATAAAGATGTAGAAGGTATTTATGCCAATGCACAAATGAGCAGCAAACAACTTAAAGAAATTTGTGTGATCTCGCAGGCAGGTCAAACTTTGTTGAAAGCGGCGATGGATAAACTGAACCTGAGTGCAAGGGCCTATGATCGTATTTTAAAAGTTAGTCGTACTATTGCCGACCTTGCTCAAAGCCCCGATATAAAAGTGGAACACCTGGCTGAAGCTATTCAATACAGAAGTTTGGATCGGGAAGGATGGGCAGGGTGA
- the yihA gene encoding ribosome biogenesis GTP-binding protein YihA/YsxC, producing the protein MNIHSATYVISSPKVEDCPKPDKPEYAFIGRSNVGKSSLINMICNNQKLAKTSGSPGKTQMINHFLIESLDEKNNKKTDWYLVDLPGYGYAKVAQGKRKQWIKMIENYIRKRENLLNLFVLVDSRHKPQEIDLEFINQLGEWKIPFTIVFTKADKTTQKEVAAHVKSFLTALGKSWQFLPQSFVSSAVKFRGRKEILQFIEECNKEAAAQAVIAKEITR; encoded by the coding sequence GTGAACATTCATTCAGCAACATATGTCATCAGCAGTCCCAAAGTAGAGGATTGTCCCAAGCCCGATAAGCCGGAATATGCATTTATTGGTCGTAGTAACGTGGGCAAATCTTCGCTCATCAATATGATCTGCAACAACCAGAAACTGGCAAAGACAAGTGGCTCACCGGGAAAAACACAGATGATCAATCATTTTCTCATTGAAAGCCTTGATGAGAAGAACAATAAGAAAACCGATTGGTACCTGGTTGATCTGCCGGGCTATGGCTACGCCAAAGTAGCACAGGGGAAACGCAAACAGTGGATCAAGATGATCGAGAATTACATCCGCAAACGGGAAAACCTGCTGAATTTATTTGTATTGGTGGATAGCAGGCACAAGCCGCAGGAGATCGACCTGGAGTTTATCAACCAACTGGGCGAGTGGAAGATTCCTTTCACCATCGTTTTCACCAAAGCCGATAAAACCACGCAGAAAGAAGTGGCTGCGCACGTAAAATCATTTTTAACTGCATTGGGAAAGAGCTGGCAATTTCTCCCGCAAAGTTTTGTGAGCTCAGCAGTAAAATTCAGAGGGCGGAAAGAAATTTTACAATTCATTGAAGAGTGCAACAAGGAAGCAGCAGCCCAAGCTGTAATAGCAAAAGAAATTACCCGCTAA
- a CDS encoding dihydroorotase, which yields MAQHYLLKNCLLVNEGKITPTDVLIKNGRIEKIAASISNANGATEINAEGKYLLPGAIDDQVHFREPGLTHKATIHTEAKAAVAGGVTSFMEMPNTIPNALNLELLEDKYAIAANTSLANYSFYMGTSNTSADDTLKANDFKNSICGIKIFMGASTGNMLVDNYNTLDKVFRESEMLIATHCESESIIKENYERLKALKGELSPADHPLVRDVDGCYESSLMAIQIARQYNTRLHILHISTAKELELFGNMMPLKEKRITSEVCVHHLHYTADDYATLGYRIKCNPAIKAKENKEALWKALLDDRIDVIATDHAPHAWEEKQGSYEHAHAGLPLVQHPLLLMLHYYKEGRISLERIVEKMSHAVADCFQVKERGYVREGYFADLVLVDLNKPSTVTKENLLYKCGWSPLEGFTFPATISHTFVNGHLVYGNGHIDESQMGQRLLFDRK from the coding sequence ATGGCGCAACATTATCTGCTTAAGAATTGCTTACTCGTAAACGAAGGAAAGATCACCCCAACTGATGTACTCATCAAGAATGGGCGTATTGAAAAGATCGCTGCTTCTATCAGTAATGCAAACGGAGCAACAGAAATAAACGCAGAAGGCAAGTATCTTTTACCCGGTGCAATTGATGACCAGGTGCATTTCCGTGAACCGGGTTTAACGCATAAAGCAACCATTCATACAGAAGCAAAAGCAGCTGTAGCTGGCGGTGTAACCAGTTTTATGGAAATGCCCAACACTATTCCCAACGCATTGAATTTGGAGTTACTTGAAGACAAGTATGCCATTGCTGCCAACACATCACTTGCCAACTACTCCTTTTACATGGGCACCAGTAATACAAGTGCCGATGATACATTGAAGGCGAATGATTTCAAAAACAGTATTTGCGGTATCAAGATCTTCATGGGCGCAAGCACCGGCAATATGCTGGTTGATAATTACAATACACTCGATAAAGTATTTCGTGAAAGTGAAATGCTCATTGCTACACATTGCGAAAGCGAAAGCATCATCAAAGAAAATTATGAACGTTTAAAAGCATTGAAAGGTGAATTATCGCCTGCCGATCATCCGCTGGTGAGGGATGTAGATGGTTGCTATGAATCATCATTAATGGCCATACAGATCGCAAGACAATACAACACACGCTTACATATCCTGCATATCAGCACAGCAAAAGAACTGGAACTGTTTGGCAATATGATGCCGTTGAAAGAAAAACGCATCACCAGCGAAGTGTGTGTGCATCATTTGCATTATACCGCTGACGATTATGCAACACTTGGCTACCGCATTAAATGCAACCCGGCCATTAAAGCAAAAGAAAACAAAGAAGCCTTGTGGAAAGCATTGCTTGATGACCGAATTGATGTGATTGCAACCGATCATGCGCCTCATGCATGGGAAGAAAAGCAAGGATCATACGAACATGCACATGCAGGATTACCATTGGTGCAACATCCATTACTCTTGATGCTTCATTATTATAAAGAAGGAAGAATTTCATTGGAACGTATTGTGGAAAAGATGAGTCATGCCGTTGCCGATTGTTTCCAGGTAAAAGAACGTGGTTATGTGCGTGAAGGTTATTTTGCTGACCTGGTATTGGTTGACCTCAACAAACCATCGACCGTAACAAAAGAAAACTTACTTTACAAATGTGGCTGGAGTCCGTTGGAAGGGTTCACTTTCCCGGCAACTATCTCGCATACATTTGTAAATGGTCATCTTGTTTATGGAAATGGACACATAGATGAATCACAGATGGGGCAACGGTTATTATTCGATAGAAAATAA